The genome window AGTTGAAGTACTTCTACGACGTCTGGGGGTCCGACCAGACGTATCCCCACATGGCGGTGGGCTGGGCATGGGCCTTCGACACGCCGTTCTCGTGGACCAAGCAGGTGGCGTCGCACTTCGGCGGCATCAAGCAGGGCATGGCGATCTCGTGGCCGAAGGCGATCACGGACAAGGGCGGGATCCGCCACCAGTTCCACCACGTCATCGACATCGTGCCCACCATCTTGGAGGCGACGCGGGTCAAGGCTCCGAAGGTGGTCGACGGCATCCAGCAGAGGCCGATCGAAGGCGTCAGCATGATGTACACCTTCGACAAGAAGAACGCGGACGCGCCGTCGACCCACAAGACCCAGTACTTCGAGATGATGGGAGACCACGCGATCTACCACGACGGCTGGATCGCGAGCACCAAGGTCATGCGACCGCCTTGGGACGTCATGGGTGGCGTCGGCGCGGATCCGGCGACCTACCCGTGGGAGCTCTACGACCTGCGCAGCGACTGGACGCAGTCGGAGGATCTGGCGGCGAAGAACCCGGCCAAGGTGAAGGAGCTGGAAGAGCTCTTCTGGAAGGAGGCGGCGAAGTACCAGGTGGAGCCGCTCGATGCGACGGTGGTGACCCGCCTCATCACACCGCGCCCGAGCATCACGGCAGGGCGCAACGTGTTCACCTGGACCGCGCCGCTGACCGGCACGCCGAACGGCGACGCACCCTCGATCCTCAACAGCTCCTACGACTTCAAGGCCGAAGTGGAGATTCCGCAGAGCGGCGGCGAGGGCATGCTGATCACCCAGGGCGGCCGCTTCGCCGGCTACGGCTTCTATGTGCTCAAGGGCAAGCCGGTATTCACGTGGAACATGGTCGACCTGAAGCGAATCAAGTGGCAGGGGCCGGACGTGCTGCCACCCGGCAAGCACACGCTGGAGTTCGACTTCAAGTACGACGGCCTGGGCATGGGCACGCTCGCGTTCAACGACATGAGCGGCATCGGGCGCGGCGGCACGGGTACCCTCAAGGTCGACGGCAAGGCGGTCGCCGAGCAGAAGATGGAGCGCACCATCCCGTTCATCCTGGCCTGGGACGAGAACCTGGACGTGGGCTCGGACACCGGCACGCCGGTCGACGACCAGGACTACCAGGTCCCGTTCGCCTTCACGGGGAAGATCGACAAGATCACACTGTCGATCGACCGGCCGAAGCTCACGCCGGAAGACGAGAAGAAGCTCCTGGAAGCGGAGCAGAGCCGGAAGGCGAGCCAGTAGCGATCAGCGACCCGTCGAGAAGAACGACCCCGAGGGAAACGGGATCTCGGGGTTGGGCCCATCCGCCGCCGGCGCCCAGAGCCGCGCGAGGAACACGGCGGCGGCGAGGAGCACCATCGCGACGGCCCACACGACGTAGCCGACGTGGAGACTCAGCCCGCGTGCGAATGCGATCGGCGCCAGCAGGCCGGCCGCGAGCACGCAGTGCAGCCGGTTGAGGATGCGGACCGATCGATGTCGCGGGAAGCGGCACATCAGCGGTGAGAGGATTCCGAGGATCGCTGAGAGACCCGGGCAGA of Candidatus Eisenbacteria bacterium contains these proteins:
- a CDS encoding sulfatase-like hydrolase/transferase — translated: QVDVFAAYVAYTDHEIGRVIQAVEDMGKLDNTLIIYINGDNGTSAEGQPIGTPNEVAMFNGVQVPVADQLKYFYDVWGSDQTYPHMAVGWAWAFDTPFSWTKQVASHFGGIKQGMAISWPKAITDKGGIRHQFHHVIDIVPTILEATRVKAPKVVDGIQQRPIEGVSMMYTFDKKNADAPSTHKTQYFEMMGDHAIYHDGWIASTKVMRPPWDVMGGVGADPATYPWELYDLRSDWTQSEDLAAKNPAKVKELEELFWKEAAKYQVEPLDATVVTRLITPRPSITAGRNVFTWTAPLTGTPNGDAPSILNSSYDFKAEVEIPQSGGEGMLITQGGRFAGYGFYVLKGKPVFTWNMVDLKRIKWQGPDVLPPGKHTLEFDFKYDGLGMGTLAFNDMSGIGRGGTGTLKVDGKAVAEQKMERTIPFILAWDENLDVGSDTGTPVDDQDYQVPFAFTGKIDKITLSIDRPKLTPEDEKKLLEAEQSRKASQ